DNA from Sorangium aterium:
CGCAGCTCGCCCTGGTGGAAATTTACAATAGTTTACACGTTAACACGCTGTAAAGCCCTTTCGTCTACATCGTTATCCGCCTGCATTTCAGAGCGAAGTTGACGCTGAAACCTCGTCGACAAACATAGGTTGCTTGTAACGACGCGCAGCGTTGCAGGAGATGTGGATGAGCCAGAATCATGAGACCGCAAGCGTCCGCTTGCTCGCTCCTCGGGTCGGGGGCGACGAGTCCGTCCTCACGCCAGAGGCCCTCCGTTTCCTTTCCGGTCTTGGGCGCAAGTTCGCTGACCGGGTACCGGCCCTGCTCGCCCGGCGGCGCGCCGTGCAAGAGCGGCTGGACGCGGGCGAGCGATTCGATTTTCTCCCCGAGACGCGGGATGTGCGCGACGGCGACTGGACCGTTGCGCCGCTGCCCGAGGACCTCCTCGACCGGCGCGTGGAGATCACGGGTCCGGTCGATCCCAAGATGATCATCAACGCGCTGAACTCGGGCGCGAGCGTGTTCATGGCCGATTTCGAGGACGCCACGTCGCCCACGTGGAAGAACCTCATCGAGGGGCAAGCGGCGTTGAGGCTCGCTGTGCGGCGCGAGCTCCGCCACGAGGACCCGGCGACCGGGAAGCGTTACGCCCTCGGAGACAGGCTGGCGACCCTGCTCGTGCGCCCGCGCGGCTGGCACCTCCCCGAGAAGCACGTGGAGCTCGACGGCAAGCCGCTGCCAGGCGGGCTCTTCGATTTCGGACTCTATTTCTTTCACAATGCGCGTGAGCTCGTCCGCCGCGGGACCGGGCCTTACTTCTATCTGCCGAAGATGGAGAGTCACCTGGAGGCGCGCCTCTGGAACGACGTCTTCGTGTTCGCGCAAGAGGCGCTGGGCCTGCCCGTCGGCACGATCAAGGCCACGGTCCTCATCGAGACGCTGCCCGCGGCGTTCGAGATGGACGAGATCCTCCACGAGCTCCGGCAGCACTCGGCCGGCCTCAACTGCGGTCGCTGGGACTACATCTTCAGCTTCATCAAGAAGCTCCGGAACGACCCGGCCTGCGTGATGCCGGATCGCTCGCAGGTGACGATGGAGCAGCACTTCCTGCGCTCGTACACGCAGCTGCTCGTGAAGACCTGCCACCGCCGGGGCGTGCACGCGATGGGCGGCATGGCGGCGCAGATCCCGATCAAGAGCGACCCGGAGGCGAACCGCGCGGCGCTCGACAAGGTGCGCGCCGACAAGCTGCGCGAGGTGAAGGACGGACACGACGGCACCTGGGTCGCGCACCCGGGGCTCGTGCCGCTCGCGCGCGAGGTGTTCGACGCGCACATGCCCGCTGCGAACCAGATCGAGCGGAAGCGCGAGGACGTCCGCGTCTCGGCGGCCGACCTGCTGCGCGTCCCGGCGGGCGCGCGCACCGAGGCGGGCCTGCGCCATAACATCCGGGTCGGCGTCCAGTACCTCGAGGCGTGGATCAGCGGCCTCGGCTGCGTCCCGCTCTACAACCTGATGGAGGACGCGGCCACCGCGGAGATCTCCCGCACCCAGGTCTGGCAATGGATCCGCCACAGGGCGACGCTCGACGATGGCCAGCCGCTCACCGTGGAGCGCTTCCGCGCGGCGGTCGACAGCGAGATGGCCGCCCTCCGCGGCGCGCTCGGCCCGGCGCGCTTCGACGGCGGCCGCTTCGCCGAGGCGCGCGCGCTCTTCGAGCGGCTGTCGATCGGAGAGACCTTCGAGGAGTTCCTGACGCTGCCTGCTTACGAGCTCTTGATCTCCAGCGCCGGAGAGCAGCGCTCGTGACGCCCGGCGCGCTTCGTTTGACGTCGACACAGCGGCCGCTGCCGCCCCCAACCCCAACGCATTAGGAGCCCAGTCATGTCCGCTGCTTTCCCGCTGAACACGCCGATCTCCGCCGACTCGCTGCACGCGCCGCCGAGCGACACCGTCCCGGGCAGGTGGAGCGGCATCGTCCGCCCGTACTCCGAGGCGGACGTCGCGCGCCTCCGCGGCACCGTCCGTATCGACTACACGCTCGCGACCCTCGGCGCCAAGCGGCTCTGGAACCTGATGCACTCCGAGCCCTACGTTGCGGCGCTCGGCGCCCTCACCGGCAACCAGGCGATGCAGCAGGTCCGGGCCGGGCTCAAGGCCATCTACCTGAGCGGGTGGCAGGTGGCGGCCGACAACAACGAGGCCGGGACCATGTACCCCGACCAGAGCCTGTACCCGGCGAACAGCGTCCCGACGCTCGTGCGCCGCATCAACCAGGCGCTCCTCCGCGCCGACCAGATCGAGAACGCCGAGGGCAAGGCGGGGCGCTACTGGCTCGCGCCCATCATGGCCGACGCGGAGGCGGGCTTCGGCGGGCCGCTCAACGCGTTCGAGCTGATGAAGGCGATGATCGAGGCGGGCGCCTCGGGCGTTCACTTCGAGGACCAGCTCGCCTCCGAGAAGAAGTGCGGGCACATGGGCGGCAAGGTCCTCGTCCCGACCAGCCAGTTCATCCGCACCCTGATCGCGGCCCGGCTCGCCAGCGACGTCATGGGCGTGCCGACCGTCCTCGTGGCCCGCACGGACGCCGACAGCGCCAAGCTGATCACGTCCGACGTCGACCCGCGCGACAAGCCGTTCGTCACGGGGGAGCGCACGCCCGAGGGCTTCTTCGTGCTGAAGGGCGGCCTCGAGGCGGCCATCGCGCGCGGGCTCGCGTATGCGCCCTACGCGGACCTCGTCTGGTGCGAGACCTCGACGCCGGACCTCGATCAGGCGAAGCGCTTCGCGGAGGGGATCCACAAGCAGTTCCCGGGCAAGCTGCTCGCCTACAACTGCTCGCCTTCGTTCAACTGGAAGAAGCACCTCGACGACGCGACGATCGCGCGGTTCCAGCGCGAGCTCGGGGCGATGGGGTACAAGTTCCAGTTCGTGACCCTCGCCGGGTTCCACTCGCTGAATCACAGCATGTTCGAGCTCGCCCGCCAGTACCAGCGCCGCGGGATGGCGGCGTACTCCGAGCTGCAGCAGGCCGAGTTCGCCGGCGAGCAGTTCGGCTACAGCGCGACCCGCCACCAGCGCGAGGTCGGGACGGGCTACTTCGACGAGGTCGCCCAGGTGATCTCGGGCGGCGCTGCGTCCACGCTGGCCCTCCACGAGTCCACCGAGGCCGCCCAGTTCTGAGCGCCCGCGCGGGCGTGCGCCGTCCGTCGCGCACGCCCGCGTCTGTCCGCCGCGGCGCCCCCCGCCGTCCTCGCCCGCGCGGCGTATCTCCCCGTCTCCCTGTGAATTTCCTGCAAAATTCAAGGGGATGCCTCCGCCGTCCCCCCCTCCGCCGCGTCTTCCCCCGCGCTTCGCGAGGCGCCCGTCCTCGCGGGAGCGCGGCGCCGGGCGCGCCGGGCGGGCGCCGTCTCCGCGGTGGCCCGGCGGGTGCCGTTTGAGTAGGCTCGGCGCGGGCGGCGCCGCCCGAGCCGAGGTGAAAAGAGCTGTGACAACGCAGAGCCCCAGAGCGAGCGACGCTGACAGCAGCGTCGCCGCGTCCAACTTCATCCGCAACATCATCGCCGAGGACCTCGCCGCCGGCAGGCACACGCGGGTCGTGACCCGGTTCCCGCCCGAGCCGAACGGCTACCTGCACATCGGACATGCGAAGTCGATCCTGCTGAATTTCGGGCTGGCGGCGGACTTCGGGGGCGCATGCCACATGCGCTTCGACGACACGAACCCGGCCGCCGAGGACATGGAGTACGTGGAGTCGATCCTGCGGGACGTGCGCTGGCTCGGCGGCGACTGGGGCGACAAGCTCTTCTTCGCGTCGGACTACTTCGAGCGGCTTTACGCCTTCGCGGTGGAGCTCATCCAGAAGGGCAGAGCCTACGTGTGCAGCCTGAGCGAGGCAGAGACCCGCGAGCTCCGCGGCACCGTCACGGAGCCCGGTCGGGAGAGCCCCTACAGGAACAGGTCCGTCGCGGAGAGCCTGGATCTCTTCGCCCGGATGAGAGCAGGGGAGTTCCCGGAGGGCGCGCACGTGCTCAGGGCCAAGATCGACATGGCCGCTCCCAACATGAAGATGCGCGATCCGCCGATCTACCGCATCAAGCGCGCGCGCCACTACCGGACGGGCGACGCGTGGTGCGTCTACCCGCTCTACGACTTCGCTCACAGCCTCTCCGACGCGATCGAGGGGATCACCCACTCGATCTGCACGCTGGAGTTCGAGAACAACCGGGAGCTGTACGACTGGATCGTCGAGCACCTCGACGTCCCGTCCCGCCCTCGCCAGTACGAGTTCGCTCGGCTCAACCTGAGCTACACGGTGATGAGCAAGCGAAAGCTGCTCGCGCTCGTGAAGGGCGGGCTCGTGACGGGCTGGGACGACCCGCGCATGCCCACCATCGCCGGCCTCCGGCGCCGCGGGGTGACGCCCGAGGCCATCCGCTCGTTCTGCGAGGAGATCGGCGTCGCCAAGACGAACAGCATGGTGGACATCGCCAAGTTCGAGTCGTGCGTCCGAGACGACCTGAACCTCCGCGCCCCGCGCGTCATGGCGGTGCTGCGCCCCCTCCGGGTCGTCCTCGAGAACTACCCCGAGGGGCAGGTCGAGGAGATCGACGCGCCCTACTGGCCCGAGGACGTGCCGAGGGAAGGCTCCCGGAAGGTCCCCCTGTCCCGGGTGCTCTACATCGAGCGCGACGACTTCCTCGAGGACCCCCCCAAGAAGTGGTTCCGGCTCGCGCCCGGGCAGCAGGTGCGGCTCCGCTACGCCGGGTTCATCACCTGCCGCGAGGTGGTGAGAAACGAGGCTACAGGAGAGGTCGTCGAGCTCCGGTGCACGTACGATCGCCCCACGAAGAGCGGTGAGGCGCCCGACGGGCGCAAGCCGAAGGGAACCTTGCACTGGGTCTCGGCCGCCCACGCGCTCCCCGCCGAGGTCCGGCTCTACGACCGGCTCTTCACGGTCGAGCGGCCCGACGCGGTCGAGGAGGGAAAGGATTTTCTGGAGAACTTGAATCCTGGTTCGCTGGTTGTCCTGAGCGGGTGTCAGGTGGAACCGAGCCTGTCCACGGTCGAGAAGGGGAGCCATGTCCAGTTCGAGCGCCAGGGGTTCTTCTTCGTGGATCCCGTCGATTCCGCGCCCGGCGCGCCCGTCTTCAACCGCACGGTGGCGCTCAAGGACTCATGGTCGAGGCTCTCGGCCGAGAGGCCCGCTCGGGCCGCCGAGCCCGCGCCCGCGGGCCCCGCCGCCAAGGCGCCGCCGCCGGAGCCTCGGCGCGAGCGCGCGCCCTTCGAGGAGCGCCTCGCGCGGCTCGACCCGGCGCGGGCCGAGAAGGCCAGACACCTCATCGAAACACGTGGGATACCGGGCGACGACGCGGTGGTCCTGGCCGACGACGACGGCCTCCTCCGGCTCTTCGAGGAGACGGTCGCCGCGCACGACAACCCCCGGGGCGCCGCCAACTGGGTCATCCACTCGCTGGCCCGCGAGCTGAAGGACAGGAAGACAGGCGACCTCCCCGTCTCGGGGGCGCAGCTCGGCGAGCTCCTGGCGCTGATCGATGACGGGACGATTTCCGGGAAGATCGCAAAAGATGTCCTCGCTGAGATAATGCAGCACGGCGGTAGCCCGAAGGCGATCGTCGCGCAGAGAGGGCTCCGGCAGGTCGCCGACGAAGGCGCCCTGGAGCGGATCGTCGACCAGATCATCG
Protein-coding regions in this window:
- the aceA gene encoding isocitrate lyase; translated protein: MSAAFPLNTPISADSLHAPPSDTVPGRWSGIVRPYSEADVARLRGTVRIDYTLATLGAKRLWNLMHSEPYVAALGALTGNQAMQQVRAGLKAIYLSGWQVAADNNEAGTMYPDQSLYPANSVPTLVRRINQALLRADQIENAEGKAGRYWLAPIMADAEAGFGGPLNAFELMKAMIEAGASGVHFEDQLASEKKCGHMGGKVLVPTSQFIRTLIAARLASDVMGVPTVLVARTDADSAKLITSDVDPRDKPFVTGERTPEGFFVLKGGLEAAIARGLAYAPYADLVWCETSTPDLDQAKRFAEGIHKQFPGKLLAYNCSPSFNWKKHLDDATIARFQRELGAMGYKFQFVTLAGFHSLNHSMFELARQYQRRGMAAYSELQQAEFAGEQFGYSATRHQREVGTGYFDEVAQVISGGAASTLALHESTEAAQF
- a CDS encoding glutamine--tRNA ligase/YqeY domain fusion protein; translated protein: MTTQSPRASDADSSVAASNFIRNIIAEDLAAGRHTRVVTRFPPEPNGYLHIGHAKSILLNFGLAADFGGACHMRFDDTNPAAEDMEYVESILRDVRWLGGDWGDKLFFASDYFERLYAFAVELIQKGRAYVCSLSEAETRELRGTVTEPGRESPYRNRSVAESLDLFARMRAGEFPEGAHVLRAKIDMAAPNMKMRDPPIYRIKRARHYRTGDAWCVYPLYDFAHSLSDAIEGITHSICTLEFENNRELYDWIVEHLDVPSRPRQYEFARLNLSYTVMSKRKLLALVKGGLVTGWDDPRMPTIAGLRRRGVTPEAIRSFCEEIGVAKTNSMVDIAKFESCVRDDLNLRAPRVMAVLRPLRVVLENYPEGQVEEIDAPYWPEDVPREGSRKVPLSRVLYIERDDFLEDPPKKWFRLAPGQQVRLRYAGFITCREVVRNEATGEVVELRCTYDRPTKSGEAPDGRKPKGTLHWVSAAHALPAEVRLYDRLFTVERPDAVEEGKDFLENLNPGSLVVLSGCQVEPSLSTVEKGSHVQFERQGFFFVDPVDSAPGAPVFNRTVALKDSWSRLSAERPARAAEPAPAGPAAKAPPPEPRRERAPFEERLARLDPARAEKARHLIETRGIPGDDAVVLADDDGLLRLFEETVAAHDNPRGAANWVIHSLARELKDRKTGDLPVSGAQLGELLALIDDGTISGKIAKDVLAEIMQHGGSPKAIVAQRGLRQVADEGALERIVDQIIAGHPGEVSRFRAGNSKLIGFFVGQVMKASGGKANPDLVNTLLARKLA
- the aceB gene encoding malate synthase A is translated as MSQNHETASVRLLAPRVGGDESVLTPEALRFLSGLGRKFADRVPALLARRRAVQERLDAGERFDFLPETRDVRDGDWTVAPLPEDLLDRRVEITGPVDPKMIINALNSGASVFMADFEDATSPTWKNLIEGQAALRLAVRRELRHEDPATGKRYALGDRLATLLVRPRGWHLPEKHVELDGKPLPGGLFDFGLYFFHNARELVRRGTGPYFYLPKMESHLEARLWNDVFVFAQEALGLPVGTIKATVLIETLPAAFEMDEILHELRQHSAGLNCGRWDYIFSFIKKLRNDPACVMPDRSQVTMEQHFLRSYTQLLVKTCHRRGVHAMGGMAAQIPIKSDPEANRAALDKVRADKLREVKDGHDGTWVAHPGLVPLAREVFDAHMPAANQIERKREDVRVSAADLLRVPAGARTEAGLRHNIRVGVQYLEAWISGLGCVPLYNLMEDAATAEISRTQVWQWIRHRATLDDGQPLTVERFRAAVDSEMAALRGALGPARFDGGRFAEARALFERLSIGETFEEFLTLPAYELLISSAGEQRS